A stretch of the Deltaproteobacteria bacterium genome encodes the following:
- a CDS encoding PilZ domain-containing protein has product MAKSDIEQNQREHYRINYPELERPQLQVGKVVYKVLDVSERGIRFLLPAQHGHIENQVVKGTLVFRSGKRVAIEGKIIRIMPLELTCSLHLKRSIPLAYIMEEQRILLQKYNEL; this is encoded by the coding sequence ATGGCTAAGAGTGATATTGAGCAAAATCAGCGCGAGCACTACAGAATCAATTACCCCGAATTAGAACGACCACAGCTACAAGTCGGTAAGGTTGTTTATAAGGTGCTTGACGTGTCGGAGCGAGGCATTCGCTTTCTCCTACCGGCGCAGCATGGACATATCGAGAACCAGGTCGTCAAGGGTACGTTGGTATTTCGATCCGGAAAGCGCGTTGCTATCGAGGGCAAGATTATCCGGATCATGCCGCTAGAGTTGACTTGTAGTTTGCATCTTAAAAGATCCATTCCTCTAGCCTACATTATGGAGGAGCAGCGTATCCTCCTCCAAAAGTACAACGAGTTGTAA